ataTTTGAAACacctttattgttttttttttctcctcaTAGTGTTGATGAGCAGGTAGCAAAGGATATTCAATTGATCGATGCCATAGCTGAAAAGCAGGGTCAAATTTTCTCAGAAGAATGCAAACTGTTTCCTGCCGATGTTCAGATCCAGTCTATCTATCCTTTGTAAGGAAGATTTCTTTTTCTCCTTCAAATTGCACGATGAATTTGTTTACTTATTGAATATGTTATGTTCTTCCAAAGGAAACTGATAAAGTCATATTGGGCTTCAGAAAggggaaaaagaggaaaatattaCCCATATGAAAATTTGTATTCAACTGAAGAACCTAAAGTGAGAACTATTTGAATCACTGCTGCTTCTGCACCTACAATTTAGTCGGCGCGTACTTGAGGTCTTGGCTTCAAGTTCCATGACCCACTGTCCCTGAAAGTTCAAAAAGGTCTTGGCCGACAAAAGATTCCTCAAAGTGCACACAATAGTGTAAGCCAAGTGAAAGAGTAATTTGGCCGTTGCTTGGTTTCTAAGGTTTCtagtgttttctttttcttccaattttggaaagttttaccaGCTAATTGGAAATAAAAGTAAACTATGGCCTCTGGTGTAGATGCAATCCATTTTTTTTCCTTATAAAAAATTCCATTCTCTGTATCTATGGTAGGATATGGTATAATTGCGAAATAGAATTGGAACTTGGAAAAAGGTTTTGTAAAAGCCTTCAGAATTTACTCAAGGGCACGAGTTTTGAGTTGTTGTCCTGCTGCTGAGTGCTGATTAGCTGGTGAAAGTTATCATTCCAGCCCTCATTTGTATTTGGATCCTTCAGGAAGACTTAGAATAATTTGCATTCCCGTGTGGAACAACACTTCAACCTATTTTTCTTCTATCGCAAAACTATCCTAGCCAAAAGTAGAAGTTCAATATTGATTCAGAGGTCTATATTGGTGAAGTCCGAACCACCCTAGCCAAAACTAGTTGTTTGATATCAATTCCAAGGTCCATATGGACTTCTGTCTCTTGCTGCAGGCTCTTCTGTTCCTACATTGCATCTTCGTTATCCCTGGAGCTTTATAGAGGCTAGATGTGAAGACTAGAGGCAATCTGAAAAagctgaagaaaaaaaaagaggttgTGGGGGTGGGATGTTGACTTGGCGGGGTAGATTGCTTCAGTAGTTTGCTGCTCTTGGCTGATTAAGGTGCTATTTATGGATCTATATAATGAATTCTTGGGTGGAGCAAATGGTCAGTTGGTAAAAGGAAGAACGACTGGAAAGTATTAAAGAACTTGAAAGGAAAAGAATAAAGAACAGAAAGACTACTGAAAACAATGATTAATTTGTAatctttgcttttctttgaaacTGCTTATGTTTATATAAATGTTTTTCTGGGTTGTATTCTTCAATATTAACTGTAATGGTCTTGTTCCACAGCCAGCAGTTATTTGGTGAGATATCATCCTTTTTGAAAACAAAGCTACATATGCCTGCTTGCTTGAAGAAACATAgtataccatttgctatatttcctatatatggtaactttccaCTGATTTAATCGAAGTTCACTTGCAGGCCAGACATATCTGATTTGGAGAAGCAACTTTCAGATCAATCAAATAGGCTTCTGAGTCTTCAGGAAATGGTTGATGATTTAGCATCAAAGGTTTATCCTCTCAGCACTCACTGCTTTCTTTTCCTTGTATTTAGTTTCAGCTAGTATGTATATTAGCTTCAAATTGGTTATATTTTGTGTTCAACTGGAAGTCATGGTTAATTCTTCTCTTATAGCATCCATACAACCCAGATGAGGAATATGTAGATGTTGAAGCGAAACTACGGGGACATTTGGAATCTTTTTTAGACACCGCAAGAACCTTCAACACAATCTACACAAAGGTTATATTTTCTCCATATTCATCTATTATGACTCCTGTGGTTATCTTCATTGATTGCATTCTATAGGGAGGCTGGTATTTTGTGATGGAACCCCAAACCAAATCCTCCCTTCCCTACCCTTTGGCTCACTGTCTTTATATGTCCCTTCTAACTTTTGTGTTGTATATTCTCTTCATGACCTATTGGAGATGTTATAACTGTAGGAAATTCGTCCGTGGACCCACATGATGGAAGTACCACAACTGCATGGTTTTGGGCCAGCTGCCAATAGACTATTGGAAGCATATAAAATGCTCTGGAAGGTACTTTATATGAAATATATGTTTGTTCAGGATAGGTATTTAGTGTTTTATGGACAAAAAgcctattttattaaattttgaaaGGTTTGAGCCAGTTCGAAGGTGACAAAAGAGGTTCTACATATGTTACATGCTTTGCTGATAACGCCTCGAATGCAGATAGGAGCATGGATGACAATGGTTCTCTTCTTGTTGTCCATCCCTTCTATTAGGAAGAGTTGTTTTAGCTTTCTTTGGCATTATTTAGTCTGGTGGTTGCTTCAGTCTTGTTTATTTCCTTCTGATTTGCTAATGCCATTTTCAAGAGTATATACATTGAGTCACTGCTTTGTCTTGACATCTCTGACAGTTCCTGGGGAACTTGAAGAATCTTCGGGATTCACATGCAGCTGTAGCTCTTGGTTCATCTGAAACAGTGGCTGGCGAGCCATCTTCCGTGACTAGAATAATCTCCGAATGTGAAACTGCTCTTACACTCTTGAATCGCGATCTTGCAATTCTTTCAGCTTCTATTGCACGTGAGCGAGGTGAGGATACATCTTTATAATTTGTAATTTGACCTAGAGTTGGAGCAAAAGTAAGAATACACTATTTTGTTGTTCTTGTAAAATCACACCACAATGGTTTTTAGATCATTTGCGTTAAACAGGAGTTTTCAATTAGATTGTGCCATAGTACCAAAGGTCTATGATTTTTGTACCTAAACTGATCAAGGACTTTTCAATTAGATTGTGCATAAGTACCAAAGGTCTATGATTTCTGTATCTAAACTGATCAATTAGCAACGGAACTGTAATTTGTTTTTGTATCCTCTCTTGCCCCCAAAGCAAATAGTAAGAAAAAATCACATTGCTTTGGCTTTTAGAATACTGATATATTgcctcttttcgtcttcttgagccgaggttCTATCGGAAACACcctctctactccctcgggaTAGGGATAAGGTTtgcatacacactatcctccccagaccccactagtgggctTTCACTAGGTCGTTGTTGTTGTCTTTGGCTTTtagaatacaaccaaaaaaaagaagaaaggaaaagatcAGAAACCTGGCATTTTATCTAGACTTGGCTGGAGTTGGTATATTCAGTATGGCGATATAGATAGATGAGATGACTCTTTTCTTGGTGATATCCAGTTCCCTTGATTTAGACGGataatttaagttttttttttggtgttCTGCTAAATTTTGTTATTATTctatatttgttttttaaaaatttaaagtacAGTACCAAAAGTTAACTATACCAAACTGACATTGAAGTCAAATTAAAAATAACTGGACAGTTCCAATaaagtttaatttttgttatatACAATAGATTAGTTAGAAATTAGTATGCTATAAGATTGATAAATAGCTGATTCTACTCGGGCATTGGCATCATCAGACGTCAAACAAAGCTTGGCATATCAGACAAGAAAATTATTAAATAGTAGTAATTGAAATAGAATTACAGATTACATCATTATATTTCCGGATTAATGTAATCTCCTTAACTCCTTAATCTAATTAAAGAAAAACTTTAATCTCCTCATTTTGAATAGATGTCTTGCCAATATAAATCACATCACACGGTCAATTGCTAACAAAGCAAATGCCTGAAATGACTAAAACCATGGCAAATAGTGTAACACATTATTCATTTTTCATCATCTCTGCTATTCTAGCTTCAATATTTGCCTTCACCAAAGCCACGAACAATAGTTTTAGCCTTGATCTCATTCATAGAGATTCACCAAATTCCCCCTTTTATGATCCTTCCTTAAGTTACACAAAGCGAATGAGCAATTCATTTCATCGCTCTTTCAATCGTTCTaaagattttggttcaagatcctcgaGCATTGTTGCTTCTAACAATGGAGAGTATCTTATGAAATTCTCCTTAGGTACACCCCCTGTACATACCTTAGGAGTTGCTGATACTGGTAGTGATCTTACTTGGACACAGTGTTTGCCTTGTAAACATTGTTTCAAGCAACAACCTCGTCTCTTCAACCCGAAAAAATCCTCTACGTACAAATCCTTACCTTGTAATTCCAAAAAGTGTCATGCCCCATTTTCAACTTCTTGCAACAGAACAAAAAGGACTTGTGAATACCAAGTCATGTATGGAGATCAATCATACAGTGTTGGTGATTTAGCGACAGAGACGATACGATTTGGTTCGTCGAAAAATACACAACTCTCCTTAAAAAACACCATTATTGGGTGTGGACATAATAATGCAGGTACATTCAGTGGTGACAAAGAGTCAGGCATTGTAGGACTTGGAGGTGGgaaattttcactaatttcccaaatGGGATCCTCAATTGGAGGTAAATTCTCGTATTGTTTAGCTCCGTTGTCTCAACACAATCATATTCCCAAAAGCAAAATATATTTTGGTACTAATGCTATTGTTTTGGGTAATAAAGTTGTGACAACACCTTTAGCTAAAAAATCTCCAGCAACCTTCTATTTTCTCACACTAGAAGGTGTAAGTGTGGGTAAAAAAAGATTGGATTTTCGAAAAGTGTCTTTTTCTTTTGGAGAGGGAAATATTATTTTGGACTCAGGGACTGTGTTAACGCTGTTTTCGCCCGAAATATACGTTAAATTAGAAGCAATGGTGAAGGAGGAAATTAAATTGCCAACAGTGACAGATCCAACAGGTGCACTAAGTTTGTGTTACAAATCTTTGTCAGTTGAAAAAATTCCAATCATAACTATGCATTTTAAAGGTGCGGATGTGAAGTTGGGACCATTAAATACTTTTGTTGAGACAAGTGAAAGCTCTATGTGTTTTGCTTTTGCTGCATCATATGGTGTTTCAATTTATGGGAATATTGCACAGATGAATTTCTTGGTTGGTTATGACTTAAAGAGgagaagtatatctttcaaagcTGCTGATTGCTCTAAATAGTTGCATAATTGAGAGTTTATAGATAGGAATTGATGCAAAATCTTATGGTTTTTGTATTAGCTGATTATCTTTATGAATATTTAATTAAAGTGCAAACAATTGAACTTCAATAGTAGAAAAATGTGCTAGATTATGATTATTGACATACTCAAGCTATTGGAATTCTTTTTGTTTCCTTTggtttctttcctctttttttggtAAATTTAATTGTGCAATGATTTAAGGGTGTGTTttgtatgaaggaaaatattttttggaaaatatttttcaattttctcatgtttagttggcttaaatattttgaaaaagtgcaaaaaatgACTATATCCATAGGGCTTGTAGAAAGAAGCAAGCAATAAAGCGCATTGTTCTTTGAAGTAAAGCTTTATATGACTTAAAGAGTACCATATGACGATATAGATGGATTTAATATTCAGTATTCTGCGGACATGAATattaaatttcataaattttttcACAGATTTATGTAATTTGCGTCTACTGTTTTTTCAAAATGAACTAATCCATGCAATAAATGAAATACAAAGGAGTCAACTTGAAATCGAAGATATTAGTGTTGGCTCTGTAAACAACGAAAGAAAACTTTATCGATGTTGGACTCAACCACAATCAATAACTCACAAATATTGCATATACGTCTTTCTTCGTAAAATAAATTATACCAGTTAAAATTCAGAAATACATATTTTCCACCCTATTTTGTCTCAAAAAGTTTTTGCACATTTAAATTTTACGGGCTAATAAAAAGAGTTTTAAGTATCTTTGTTTATGGATTCGCTTGATCAGTTAcaaaaatcaaatccgattgatcAATTATCATAACAAAATTAAAGCCATCTGAATTCAATTGATCAGTTTCAGGAATCaactctatctggatttgattGATCAGTTACCTGTTTAAAATTAAAGCCATTTGAATCCGA
This genomic interval from Nicotiana tabacum cultivar K326 unplaced genomic scaffold, ASM71507v2 Un00470, whole genome shotgun sequence contains the following:
- the LOC107759818 gene encoding AUGMIN subunit 7 — translated: MAAKQMEEIQKKLGTLNYPRANAPSQSLLFAGMERYALLEWLFFKLLGDKSPFSQQNLQGVNAVDRDEETSRIQYLAEIAKFLGITTTVDPEAIQGRGSYEDRMEMLRLIVDLVEASIYADNPEWSVDEQVAKDIQLIDAIAEKQGQIFSEECKLFPADVQIQSIYPLPDISDLEKQLSDQSNRLLSLQEMVDDLASKHPYNPDEEYVDVEAKLRGHLESFLDTARTFNTIYTKEIRPWTHMMEVPQLHGFGPAANRLLEAYKMLWKFLGNLKNLRDSHAAVALGSSETVAGEPSSVTRIISECETALTLLNRDLAILSASIARERGEDTSL
- the LOC107759816 gene encoding aspartic proteinase CDR1-like, translating into MPEMTKTMANSVTHYSFFIISAILASIFAFTKATNNSFSLDLIHRDSPNSPFYDPSLSYTKRMSNSFHRSFNRSKDFGSRSSSIVASNNGEYLMKFSLGTPPVHTLGVADTGSDLTWTQCLPCKHCFKQQPRLFNPKKSSTYKSLPCNSKKCHAPFSTSCNRTKRTCEYQVMYGDQSYSVGDLATETIRFGSSKNTQLSLKNTIIGCGHNNAGTFSGDKESGIVGLGGGKFSLISQMGSSIGGKFSYCLAPLSQHNHIPKSKIYFGTNAIVLGNKVVTTPLAKKSPATFYFLTLEGVSVGKKRLDFRKVSFSFGEGNIILDSGTVLTLFSPEIYVKLEAMVKEEIKLPTVTDPTGALSLCYKSLSVEKIPIITMHFKGADVKLGPLNTFVETSESSMCFAFAASYGVSIYGNIAQMNFLVGYDLKRRSISFKAADCSK